The segment CGGCCGGATCCAGCCCGTTGTCGACGAGCCGGCGCTGCCACGCGTCGTACCGCCCCCGCAGGACGTCGAGCACCTCGGGCCCGCCGGCCGCGGCGAGCAGGGCGACCGGCACCTGGTCGGCGCCGCTGCCGTCCCCGGTCGGCGACTCCGTGGGGATGCTGGCGTCCAGCCAGGCGAGCGCGAACGCGCCGGGCGGGGCGTCCGGCCCGGGCAGCACCGCCTCGAACCGGTCGGCGAGGCGTTCGACGACGCCCTGGACGAGGGCCCGCTTGCTGGGGAAGTGGTGCAGCAGGCCGCCCTTGCTCACGCCGGCCTCGACGGCGACGGCGTCCAGGCGCACCGCGTCGACACCGCCCCGCACCAGGAGCCGCTCGACGGCGTCGAGCAGTTGATCACGCACTGGGTGGTTCCTTCTCTCCGTGTTACGAACCGTCTAGACGGTCGGTCCCAGCCTAGCAGAACTGGCGAGTAACGGCAGGAAACGCCAATACGCCGCTTTCGAACGGTTGTTGACAGCCTCCGGCGCGCATGCTTTCGTTTCCTCGGCCAGCGGCGGAGAGGCGGCTGAAGATCGATCCGCCGATGGCCCGATGCTTTGCCAGGAACGA is part of the Kitasatospora setae KM-6054 genome and harbors:
- a CDS encoding TetR/AcrR family transcriptional regulator; translated protein: MRDQLLDAVERLLVRGGVDAVRLDAVAVEAGVSKGGLLHHFPSKRALVQGVVERLADRFEAVLPGPDAPPGAFALAWLDASIPTESPTGDGSGADQVPVALLAAAGGPEVLDVLRGRYDAWQRRLVDNGLDPAVATLVRFAVDGWWTSRLLGLAVPHDDLHRRLRELLVDLTRPGGGPVPGAADAPEHG